TGGTTTTTCCAACCACATCCAAAGTGCCTCCACGAGCAATATGGCAGGCTACTTTTACAAAAACATCTAAAACAGGGAAACTTGTTTGTATTTTATCGTGAATATTAATTTCAACAATTTTTTCGGGAACAATTTCCGAGCAAATCATACTCATAATACCATTGTTGGCACAAATAAAATAATGCCCATCTAGTTTTACCGCAATATGTTTGTTTTCCGGATTAATTTCCGAGTCAATACCAATAATATGTATAGTACCTTCAGGGAAACTACTATAGGCATTTTGTATAATATATGCCGCTTCTGGAATACTAAATGGTGATACATTATGCGAGATATCAACAATATTAACATCAGGCAACTCACTATAAATGGCACCTTTAGTTGCGCCAGTAAAGTGGTCTTTTAAGCCAAAATCTGATGTTAATGTTATTATAGCCATGA
The window above is part of the Algibacter sp. L3A6 genome. Proteins encoded here:
- a CDS encoding S-adenosyl-l-methionine hydroxide adenosyltransferase family protein, translating into MAIITLTSDFGLKDHFTGATKGAIYSELPDVNIVDISHNVSPFSIPEAAYIIQNAYSSFPEGTIHIIGIDSEINPENKHIAVKLDGHYFICANNGIMSMICSEIVPEKIVEINIHDKIQTSFPVLDVFVKVACHIARGGTLDVVGKTISSIKPIKNIEPFVNDDKTQIIGSVIYIDNYGNVVTNIKRSFFESVQKGRDFEISARNYKFKKIHLKYSDIVNFDIPAEKRQDEGRKLVVFNSGGFLEISVFKSNPSTVGSASTLLGLGIMDAVSVNFSASSIIAKSQIALDGRI